The genomic region GTGTGCAAGCGGATTCTTTGGCCTTGTGCAGCGAGTTCTGGGCCGCGCACTATTTGTAGGTTAATTAGTTGCAGAGCGATCGCGACGAGTCCCACCAGGAAGATCGTGAGGATCCAGAACGGAGCCGGTTTGCTCCGAACGTATTGCCGCAGTTTCAAATCGCTCCTTCCACGTTAATACGCGTTTACTTTCCGATTTTCTAGAAGTGTTTTCTTGAGGTAGGTACGGGCCAGCCGGCGCTAGTCCTTGTCTTCAGCATTCTCGGCTGCCGGGGTACCGCCCTCAACTTTACCGGTCGAGAGCGTGACGTAACCGGTGGGGCCGGCGTGGACCATCCCGTTTTTCGCTGCTTGTTTTTCTAGCTCCCCCGCGGAGGACACGAGTTGGAGTCGGTGCTGCAGGGAGTCTTTCGTTTCGTTCAACTGCACCAGTTCTGTTCGCATGTCACGCAGTTCATAGGCGGTGGATGCCATTTGAGTGCGGATGTACAGGTGGAAGGCAAACACGGCGACCAGTACCACCACGATCGCGATGATCACCGGGTAGGCGCTGCGGGGGGCGGCGCGGCCTTCGATGACGCGCAGCACGGGGCGGGTGGATTCGCGTTTGCGAGCACCGGGTCGAGTGGTTTGCCGTAGCGCCGCTGTGTTGCTCATCGGTTACTCCTATGGGTTGGGTCGAAAGGGTGCAGCACTTCAGCGGCCCGTAGCCGAACGGATGCTGAGCGCGGATTGTCTTGGATGTCTTGTTCGCTTGCTTTGATCACTTTGTGGGTGATTTCCCGCAAGGGCGGTTCAGTTCCCGGGGGGATGAACGGAAGGTCGGCGGGTACTTGAGCGCGCGACCCCTGGCGGATTATGTGCTTCACGACCCGGTCTTCGAGCGACTGATAGGCCTCAACTACAAGGCGGCCCCCCACTCGAATACAGCTCAGTGCCCGCGGGAGAGCTTGTTCTAAAATGTGGAGCTCGTCGTTCACCGCGATCCGCAGGGCTTGGAATGAGCGTTTCGCCGGGTTGCCTCCCGTGCGGCGCGCGGGGGCGGGAATCGCGTCTCGGATCAGTTCCGTTAGCTGGTCCGAGGTGGTTACTGGTTCTGTTTCACGCGCACGCACGATGGCGCGGGCGATCCGAGAGGCGAATCGCTCCTCCCCGTATACGCGCAGTATCCGGGCGATTTCTCGTTCACTTTCTTCGGCGAGTAGTTGCGCTGCGGTGCGGCCACCACTTTGATCCATCCGCATATCGAGCGCACTTGACCGGGCGTAGGTGAAGCCGCGCTGTTCGTTATCTAACTGCAGTGACGACACTCCCAGGTCCATTAGAATCCCGTCCACCGCCTGCACCCCTAGTTCAGACAGGACCCGGGGGATTTCGTCGTAGGTGGCATGGACGCCGCGGAACCGGTCTTTGAAGCCTTCCAATCGTTTATTCGCTAACGCAAGCGCTTCTTGGTCGCGGTCAATTCCGATGAGGCGGAGGTTGGGGAACCGGGTTAACGCACCTTCGGCGTGCCCACCCATGCCGAGGGTTGCGTCGACAAGAACTGGTTCGGGACCTTGTAGTGCGGGCGAGAGTAGGTCCAGGCATGCTTGCAAAAGCACCGGTTGGTGTAGGTTAGCGATCCGGTCGCGTTCGCTCAATGCTCCTCCTCCGTGGTGGAAAGTGGAGGGCTCTAACCCGCATGGGACTCCCACCGGTTCCGCCGCCGGGGAAGTGGCTTCGGATCAGTCGGTAGAAGACCTATGCGCGTTAGAACATTCCAGGGATTATTTCGTCCGCAGTGTTAGAGAAAGCTTCTTCTTGGACGGCGAGGTAGTTGTTCCAGTGCTCCGCATCCCAAATCTCCACGCGGGTTCCCGTGCCGATAACCGCGAGGTCTCGGCTCAGGTCTGCGTAGGTTCGCAGTTGCGGTGCGATGGTGATTCTTCCCTGTTTGTCGAGGGTTTCATCCGTTGCTCCGGACAGCATCACGCGAATGTAGTCGCGCGCCTGTTTTGACGTCAGGGGGGCCTGACGGAGCTGGTTGAACATGTTCTCGAACTCTGCTTTGGGGAAGGCGTACAAGCACCTGTCTTGTCCGCGGGTGATCACCACCCCGTCTTCCAACTGGCTGCGAAACTTTGCGGGTAAGATGACGCGTCCCTTGGTGTCGAGCTTTGGCTCGTAGGTGCCTAGG from Gleimia hominis harbors:
- the rsmH gene encoding 16S rRNA (cytosine(1402)-N(4))-methyltransferase RsmH, which gives rise to MSERDRIANLHQPVLLQACLDLLSPALQGPEPVLVDATLGMGGHAEGALTRFPNLRLIGIDRDQEALALANKRLEGFKDRFRGVHATYDEIPRVLSELGVQAVDGILMDLGVSSLQLDNEQRGFTYARSSALDMRMDQSGGRTAAQLLAEESEREIARILRVYGEERFASRIARAIVRARETEPVTTSDQLTELIRDAIPAPARRTGGNPAKRSFQALRIAVNDELHILEQALPRALSCIRVGGRLVVEAYQSLEDRVVKHIIRQGSRAQVPADLPFIPPGTEPPLREITHKVIKASEQDIQDNPRSASVRLRAAEVLHPFDPTHRSNR
- the mraZ gene encoding division/cell wall cluster transcriptional repressor MraZ is translated as MFLGTYEPKLDTKGRVILPAKFRSQLEDGVVITRGQDRCLYAFPKAEFENMFNQLRQAPLTSKQARDYIRVMLSGATDETLDKQGRITIAPQLRTYADLSRDLAVIGTGTRVEIWDAEHWNNYLAVQEEAFSNTADEIIPGMF